From a single Sinomonas atrocyanea genomic region:
- a CDS encoding recombinase family protein gives MARLGYARVSSAEQDTALQIRDLEAAGCERIYRDHGVSGTRASRPELDRMLDRLSRGDEVIVWKPHRLGRNTRNLLELLNTFKAKGIKFRSLRDGITTDPDTELGGAMAKE, from the coding sequence ATGGCGCGACTTGGGTATGCGCGGGTGAGCTCGGCGGAGCAGGACACCGCTCTGCAGATCCGGGACCTCGAGGCCGCGGGGTGCGAGCGGATCTACCGCGACCACGGCGTCAGCGGGACGCGGGCCAGCCGGCCTGAGCTGGACAGGATGCTCGACCGCCTGAGCCGAGGCGACGAAGTTATCGTGTGGAAGCCCCACCGGCTCGGGCGCAACACCCGCAACCTTCTCGAACTGCTCAACACCTTCAAGGCCAAAGGCATCAAGTTCCGCTCTCTGCGCGACGGCATCACCACCGACCCGGACACAGAGCTGGGTGGCGCCATGGCCAAGGAATAA
- a CDS encoding aspartate aminotransferase family protein: MTLETTAVQTTGAPPEHSLLERRGRTLGSHSPLFYTEPLEIVEGEGVWVHDAAGKTYLDVYNNVPHVGHSNAAVREAITAQLLKVNLHTRYLHSRVVEYAEKLLATFDEPLDRVFFTNSGSEANELALRIARQHTGNTGILISDHSYHGNTTSLAELTTALRVKEPLGPHVRTLTIPDAFGLTPAKEKRLLAQALAEVDAAISSLEQSGHGLSAILFDPIFSTEGLLKTPRGYIEAVAERVHAAGGLVIADEVQSGLGRIGAHMWGHQMYGTTPDLVTLGKPMGNGHPVGAAVTSAALMEEFGENNTYFNTFAGNPVSASAGLAVLQVMEDQNLLDNTRRLGRFINRELRALALDNPRIKSVRGSGLFFGLEIVRPTDSEPDPETTNAIVEDLRDRGVLIGRIGRHDNVLKMRPPLVFERHHAELMLDRVRLALEAQNAD; this comes from the coding sequence ATGACACTCGAAACCACCGCAGTCCAGACAACCGGGGCGCCCCCGGAGCACTCCCTGCTGGAAAGGCGCGGAAGGACCCTCGGCAGCCACTCCCCGCTGTTCTACACAGAGCCGCTGGAGATCGTCGAGGGAGAGGGCGTCTGGGTCCACGACGCTGCAGGGAAGACCTACCTCGACGTCTACAACAACGTCCCCCACGTGGGACACTCCAACGCGGCGGTCCGCGAAGCCATCACAGCACAGCTGCTCAAGGTCAACCTGCACACCCGCTATCTGCACAGCCGGGTAGTGGAGTACGCAGAGAAGCTCCTGGCGACCTTCGACGAGCCCCTCGACCGCGTCTTCTTCACCAACAGCGGATCGGAGGCCAACGAACTCGCCCTGCGCATCGCCAGGCAGCACACCGGAAACACCGGAATCCTGATCTCCGACCACAGCTACCACGGCAACACCACCAGCCTGGCAGAACTGACCACGGCGCTCAGGGTGAAGGAACCCCTCGGTCCACATGTGCGTACGCTGACGATCCCCGACGCCTTCGGCCTCACCCCCGCCAAGGAGAAACGGCTCCTCGCACAGGCACTCGCCGAGGTCGACGCGGCCATCTCCTCCCTCGAACAGAGCGGACACGGGCTCTCAGCGATCCTGTTCGACCCAATCTTCTCCACCGAGGGCCTGCTGAAGACCCCACGCGGCTACATCGAGGCTGTCGCTGAGCGAGTCCACGCTGCGGGCGGCCTGGTCATCGCCGACGAAGTCCAGTCAGGACTCGGACGCATCGGAGCCCATATGTGGGGGCACCAGATGTACGGAACGACGCCGGACCTGGTCACCCTCGGCAAGCCCATGGGCAACGGCCACCCCGTCGGGGCAGCCGTGACGTCCGCAGCCCTCATGGAGGAGTTCGGCGAGAACAACACGTACTTCAACACCTTCGCCGGAAACCCTGTCTCTGCCTCTGCCGGGCTGGCCGTCCTGCAGGTCATGGAAGACCAGAACCTGCTGGACAACACCCGCCGCCTCGGACGGTTCATCAACCGCGAACTCCGCGCACTCGCCCTAGACAACCCCCGCATCAAGAGCGTCAGGGGAAGCGGGCTGTTCTTCGGGTTAGAGATCGTCCGGCCGACCGACTCAGAGCCAGACCCCGAGACCACCAATGCGATCGTCGAAGACCTCCGCGACAGGGGAGTCCTCATCGGCCGAATCGGCCGCCACGACAATGTGCTGAAGATGCGGCCGCCCCTCGTCTTCGAACGCCACCATGCCGAACTCATGCTCGACCGCGTACGGCTCGCTCTTGAAGCCCAGAACGCAGACTGA
- a CDS encoding phosphotransferase, translated as MTTATVSEHELEIIRTILSATPGWTDIIAYPLSGGNAHKNYRVEGNDRSCVVKVWNNYWTSVGVCPEAEVVLQNSRTAAEVGVGAPVIAVSTEPPGIGLHFLSGGHPHLQEDPDAIERLVPALKRLHNSGRRFANAVNPFEVARERFAAARARGIPFPAGFEVIERIIDRLEHTLALDPAAFVPCHLDIWDANVVKATPSGPYRIIDWDLSGNSDPGYELGFVAAFNGFDPERSQALFQAYFGSENPVALARARLFMTVAHWSNCALWITALGNTDPNEGSDFEGELRTSWEGLLTSVTTADFHHAIEQAAKPGALV; from the coding sequence ATGACCACGGCCACCGTTTCCGAGCACGAGCTCGAGATCATCCGCACGATCCTCTCCGCCACCCCGGGATGGACGGACATCATCGCCTACCCGCTCTCCGGCGGGAACGCGCACAAGAACTACCGGGTCGAGGGCAACGACCGCAGCTGTGTCGTGAAGGTATGGAACAACTACTGGACCTCGGTCGGAGTATGTCCCGAGGCCGAGGTGGTCCTCCAGAACTCGAGGACCGCGGCAGAGGTGGGAGTGGGAGCTCCCGTGATCGCGGTGTCGACCGAGCCGCCCGGCATCGGCCTGCACTTCCTCTCCGGCGGCCACCCCCATCTGCAGGAGGACCCTGACGCCATCGAGAGGCTCGTCCCCGCACTCAAGCGCCTCCACAACTCCGGGCGCCGCTTCGCCAACGCAGTCAATCCCTTCGAAGTCGCCCGGGAAAGGTTCGCCGCAGCCCGTGCCCGCGGCATCCCCTTCCCCGCCGGCTTCGAGGTGATCGAGCGCATCATCGACCGCCTCGAGCACACCCTGGCCCTGGACCCCGCAGCGTTCGTCCCGTGCCATCTGGACATCTGGGACGCCAACGTCGTCAAGGCCACACCGTCGGGTCCCTACCGCATCATCGACTGGGACCTCAGCGGCAACTCCGACCCCGGGTACGAGCTCGGCTTCGTCGCCGCGTTCAACGGCTTCGACCCCGAGAGGTCCCAAGCCCTCTTCCAGGCCTACTTCGGCAGCGAGAATCCGGTAGCGCTGGCCCGGGCCAGGCTCTTCATGACGGTCGCACACTGGTCGAACTGCGCCCTGTGGATCACCGCCCTGGGCAACACCGATCCCAACGAGGGCTCGGACTTCGAAGGCGAACTCCGGACCAGCTGGGAAGGACTGCTCACCAGCGTCACCACAGCCGACTTCCACCACGCCATCGAGCAGGCAGCCAAGCCCGGCGCCCTGGTCTAG
- a CDS encoding response regulator transcription factor, with amino-acid sequence MCGSEGTEARRRAVRVFLLSGHALVRRSLADLLEQEGFEVVGEAESIAGALTAVPEAAPAVVLVENRLPDGTSIEACRALRSAAPGTRCLTLTTYDEGKALRSAVLAGAPGYVLQKASADGLPEKLRQVAAGEQLYSSEAAHAARGALAVDAALRCTRAEGELLSLMLQGLSNAQIGEALNLPQERLAGRLSSLLAKLGYRPAPDIARYAGPGLAPRLPEGERPPEGEPRLPAGEPQ; translated from the coding sequence ATGTGCGGTTCAGAAGGCACGGAAGCACGGCGCCGGGCCGTTCGGGTGTTCCTCCTCAGTGGGCACGCCCTCGTCAGGAGGAGCCTGGCGGACCTCCTGGAGCAGGAGGGCTTCGAGGTGGTCGGGGAGGCGGAGAGCATCGCAGGAGCACTCACTGCTGTGCCGGAGGCTGCGCCGGCAGTGGTGCTCGTTGAGAACCGTCTGCCGGACGGGACCTCGATCGAAGCATGCCGGGCGCTGCGGTCGGCTGCGCCAGGGACCAGGTGCCTGACCCTGACCACCTATGACGAGGGCAAGGCGCTGCGCAGCGCGGTCCTGGCGGGTGCGCCCGGGTATGTCCTGCAGAAGGCCAGCGCCGACGGGCTCCCGGAGAAGCTCAGGCAGGTCGCCGCGGGGGAGCAGCTCTACTCGTCGGAGGCTGCCCACGCCGCTCGTGGCGCGCTGGCCGTGGACGCAGCCCTCAGGTGCACCAGGGCCGAAGGAGAGCTCCTGTCCCTGATGCTGCAGGGCCTGAGCAATGCGCAGATCGGCGAAGCACTCAATCTGCCGCAGGAGCGGCTCGCTGGCCGACTCTCGTCCCTCCTGGCCAAGCTCGGATACCGGCCAGCACCGGACATCGCACGCTACGCCGGGCCGGGACTGGCGCCGCGCCTTCCCGAGGGAGAGCGGCCTCCGGAGGGAGAGCCGCGACTCCCCGCGGGAGAGCCGCAGTAG
- a CDS encoding SDR family NAD(P)-dependent oxidoreductase has translation MTEERRRVAIVTGGGSGIGASTAAVLRDQGWEVVICGRRPEALQAVAERTGAVARVADMDSPADIRKLVAGTVEQFGRLDGVVLNAGIVRAGAVQDLSDEDWDAMVATNLTAPFQLARAALPHLASTGGCLVGVSSAAALRATSGIAGYNATKAGLTMLMQSVAVDYGPLGVRANIVCPGWTRTEMADAEMTELGASIGVTRDEAYEMATAFAPCRRAADPSEIGQVIGWLLSPAASYLNAAVIPVDGGLIAVEPGQIAFDERIEFRSQIEEPAI, from the coding sequence ATGACCGAAGAACGCCGAAGAGTGGCCATCGTGACCGGCGGAGGAAGCGGGATCGGTGCCAGCACAGCAGCCGTCCTGCGTGACCAGGGCTGGGAAGTCGTCATCTGCGGCCGACGGCCGGAGGCCCTGCAGGCAGTCGCCGAACGCACCGGCGCTGTCGCAAGGGTGGCCGACATGGACTCGCCCGCAGACATCAGGAAGCTCGTCGCCGGAACTGTCGAGCAGTTCGGACGGCTCGACGGCGTGGTGCTCAATGCCGGCATCGTGCGGGCCGGCGCCGTGCAGGACCTCAGCGACGAGGACTGGGACGCCATGGTCGCCACGAACCTGACCGCACCCTTCCAGCTCGCCAGGGCAGCCCTGCCGCACCTGGCCTCGACGGGCGGCTGCCTCGTCGGGGTCTCCTCGGCAGCCGCGCTGCGGGCAACCAGCGGCATTGCCGGCTACAACGCCACAAAGGCAGGCCTGACCATGCTGATGCAGTCGGTGGCAGTGGACTACGGCCCTCTCGGCGTGCGCGCCAACATCGTGTGCCCAGGGTGGACCCGCACGGAGATGGCCGACGCGGAGATGACCGAGCTCGGTGCCTCCATCGGAGTCACGAGGGACGAGGCCTACGAGATGGCCACCGCGTTCGCACCCTGCCGACGGGCCGCCGATCCCAGCGAGATCGGACAGGTCATCGGATGGCTGCTCTCCCCGGCCGCGTCCTACCTCAACGCTGCCGTGATCCCGGTCGACGGCGGTCTCATCGCCGTCGAGCCGGGCCAGATCGCCTTCGACGAACGCATCGAATTCCGGTCCCAGATTGAGGAGCCTGCCATCTGA
- a CDS encoding GlcG/HbpS family heme-binding protein — protein MTDISLNEARQVLQAAHEAALEAQTKMNIAVVDAGGNLKAFTRMDGAWLGSIDIAVKKARTARYFDMPTGDLGTLSQPGEPLFNIEVSNGGLITFPGGIPLLKDGVVVGAIGVSGSTVEDDHSVASAGAAAL, from the coding sequence ATGACGGACATCTCTCTCAACGAAGCCCGGCAGGTCCTCCAGGCCGCCCACGAGGCGGCCCTGGAAGCGCAGACCAAGATGAACATCGCGGTGGTCGATGCAGGAGGAAACCTGAAGGCCTTCACCCGGATGGACGGGGCCTGGCTCGGCAGCATCGACATCGCCGTCAAGAAGGCCCGGACGGCACGCTACTTCGACATGCCCACCGGGGACCTCGGCACCCTCTCCCAGCCCGGAGAGCCCCTCTTCAACATCGAGGTCTCCAACGGCGGCCTCATCACCTTCCCCGGAGGAATCCCGCTGCTCAAGGACGGCGTGGTCGTCGGAGCGATCGGAGTGAGCGGAAGCACGGTCGAGGACGACCACTCCGTCGCAAGCGCGGGCGCCGCGGCGCTCTGA
- a CDS encoding PDDEXK nuclease domain-containing protein — MPDSDLTRQLAKDPYNLDFLGLTIEAAERELEQALTDHIVGTLRELGSSSSRLASSSPSSPGR; from the coding sequence GTGCCAGACTCTGATCTGACCCGGCAGCTGGCCAAGGACCCCTACAACCTCGACTTCCTCGGCCTGACGATCGAGGCGGCGGAACGGGAACTGGAGCAGGCCCTCACCGACCACATCGTGGGGACCCTCCGCGAGCTGGGGTCTTCGAGCTCAAGACTGGCAAGTTCCAGCCCGAGTTCACCGGGACGCTGA
- a CDS encoding tyrosine-protein phosphatase: MNEVTLAATRDGLRLEGVRNFRDLGGMPAAGGLAVRRGVLFRSGHLGRVSAADRQKLDERGVRFIDLRQAWEAEIEDRVGPLGPGTASYGRPAEGGLEQDAPLWTAIRRGQAEQAAALVADAGAEEAMIRLYSADIAGDPAPYAGFLASLVRGSLPAVVHCSAGKDRTGWAVAVLLTALGTPEVAILEDYALSSLPANQYVLRTPAGHAVPIEGTTKDRLDPLLEARPAYLQAAWKSVERTWGSRNSYLEHGLGITPPVLAALRTRLLDGETAQCTNPFPYE; encoded by the coding sequence ATGAACGAGGTCACACTCGCAGCCACCCGAGACGGGCTGCGGCTCGAGGGAGTCCGGAACTTCCGCGACCTCGGCGGCATGCCGGCGGCGGGAGGCCTAGCCGTCCGCCGAGGAGTCCTCTTCAGGAGCGGGCACCTCGGCCGCGTTTCCGCAGCCGACCGGCAGAAGCTGGACGAGCGTGGTGTCCGATTCATCGACCTCCGGCAGGCATGGGAAGCCGAGATCGAGGACCGGGTTGGCCCGCTGGGCCCGGGTACCGCCTCATACGGACGCCCCGCCGAGGGTGGCCTGGAGCAGGACGCACCGCTCTGGACGGCCATCCGGCGAGGACAGGCCGAACAGGCCGCCGCCCTCGTGGCGGACGCGGGAGCGGAAGAGGCCATGATCCGCCTCTATTCCGCCGACATCGCAGGCGATCCGGCACCCTATGCGGGATTCCTGGCCTCATTGGTCCGCGGCAGCCTTCCCGCGGTGGTCCACTGCTCCGCAGGAAAGGACCGCACCGGCTGGGCCGTTGCCGTCCTCCTGACCGCTCTCGGCACTCCCGAAGTGGCCATCCTCGAGGACTACGCCCTGAGCTCACTGCCGGCCAACCAGTACGTCCTCCGGACCCCGGCCGGTCACGCTGTCCCGATCGAAGGGACCACCAAGGATCGGCTCGATCCACTGCTGGAAGCACGGCCTGCCTATCTGCAGGCCGCCTGGAAGAGCGTGGAGCGGACCTGGGGATCACGCAATTCCTACCTCGAGCACGGCCTGGGGATCACACCCCCGGTCCTCGCCGCGCTCAGAACAAGGCTGCTCGACGGCGAGACAGCCCAGTGCACCAACCCCTTTCCCTATGAATGA
- a CDS encoding sigma-70 family RNA polymerase sigma factor, whose protein sequence is MESTRERSRRPEEGPSPARAGVTRERPSGAGPSEPVDLVVEYLGLADALAHRFRCPGHDPEDLCQVARLALVKAAKRYREELGHGFVPYAVASIEGEIKHYLRDQSWMVRPPRPVLDLRLQVRSVVPQLQQRLGREPTAGELAEELRVPAERILEAEVADSTMVTPTIELMDRDEGTEGQPVSIPACEDPGFAQVDAAQAVAAALADASPADLELVRLRFGMELTQSEIARRLGTNQMHVSRCLNRLFKRLRPRVALDLPD, encoded by the coding sequence ATGGAGAGCACTCGAGAACGGTCCCGGCGCCCCGAGGAGGGTCCCAGCCCAGCGCGCGCTGGCGTCACCAGGGAGCGGCCGTCGGGCGCAGGGCCATCGGAGCCCGTGGACCTCGTGGTCGAATACCTGGGACTCGCCGACGCGCTCGCCCATCGCTTCAGGTGCCCGGGCCACGATCCTGAGGACCTGTGCCAGGTGGCCCGGCTGGCACTGGTGAAGGCCGCAAAGAGGTACCGCGAGGAGCTGGGGCACGGCTTCGTCCCCTACGCGGTGGCGAGCATCGAAGGGGAGATCAAGCATTACCTGCGGGACCAGAGCTGGATGGTCAGGCCGCCCCGTCCCGTCCTGGACCTTCGGCTCCAGGTCCGCTCCGTGGTGCCCCAGCTCCAGCAGCGCCTGGGCCGCGAGCCCACGGCGGGGGAGCTCGCCGAGGAGCTGCGCGTGCCAGCGGAGCGGATCCTGGAGGCCGAGGTCGCGGACTCGACGATGGTCACCCCCACGATCGAACTCATGGACCGGGACGAGGGCACCGAAGGGCAGCCCGTCAGCATCCCGGCCTGCGAGGATCCCGGATTCGCCCAGGTCGACGCCGCTCAGGCGGTCGCGGCCGCCCTCGCCGATGCGTCCCCCGCGGACCTCGAGCTCGTCCGCCTGCGCTTCGGCATGGAGTTGACCCAGAGCGAGATCGCCCGCCGGCTCGGCACGAACCAGATGCATGTCTCCCGCTGCCTGAACCGCCTGTTCAAGAGGCTGCGTCCCCGCGTGGCCCTGGATCTGCCCGACTAG
- the solA gene encoding N-methyl-L-tryptophan oxidase, producing the protein MSQEHYDVIVVGLGPWGSAAAWHLSSRGKSVLALDKFTPPHKEGSHGGATRLARQSSSAGEQYTAFTKRTFELWDRVAAETGTQILNRTGTLFVGEPGSLWFDRTIGSLQASDFEFDAIDAAAARRRFPWAQVSGAEVAVWEPNGTVALVEPGIRGLQTEARRHGAVLRTGEEVLEWDETPSGVLVRTDQGRYTADKLVVAVGSRANHLLQLDLPYKVARQVLANFRQPGPALPAVYFAKPPGSTEAPAYGCSEPNGDWKFSVPGKEDWIDPEDLTQDLRPGDLERILQVLRERMPGIDPEPQSTTVCMWAEVEDGHWVIGQHPQSSRVVIGTGDMGRGFRYAPAVGEMLADHVDEVPRPDTDLFLPSRFAAARA; encoded by the coding sequence ATGTCTCAAGAGCACTATGACGTCATCGTCGTCGGCCTGGGCCCGTGGGGCTCGGCTGCCGCATGGCACCTGTCCAGCCGCGGGAAGTCGGTACTGGCGCTGGACAAGTTCACCCCGCCCCACAAGGAGGGCTCGCACGGGGGCGCGACCCGTCTGGCACGCCAGTCCAGCAGCGCCGGCGAGCAGTACACCGCCTTCACCAAGCGGACGTTCGAGCTCTGGGACCGTGTAGCCGCCGAGACCGGGACACAGATCCTGAACCGGACCGGGACACTGTTCGTGGGCGAGCCCGGCTCGCTGTGGTTCGACAGGACCATCGGATCCCTGCAGGCCTCCGACTTCGAATTCGACGCCATCGACGCAGCCGCCGCGCGCCGTCGATTCCCGTGGGCCCAGGTTTCCGGGGCCGAGGTCGCCGTGTGGGAGCCGAACGGGACGGTCGCGCTGGTCGAGCCGGGGATCCGCGGCCTCCAGACGGAGGCCCGCCGCCACGGTGCCGTCCTGCGCACCGGTGAAGAGGTCCTGGAGTGGGACGAGACCCCCTCGGGGGTCCTCGTCCGGACCGATCAGGGCCGGTACACCGCCGACAAGCTCGTGGTCGCGGTCGGATCCAGGGCCAACCACCTGCTGCAGCTGGACCTGCCGTACAAGGTCGCCCGCCAGGTCCTGGCCAACTTCCGCCAGCCGGGGCCGGCCCTGCCCGCCGTGTACTTCGCCAAGCCGCCGGGATCCACCGAGGCGCCGGCCTACGGCTGCTCGGAGCCCAACGGGGACTGGAAGTTCTCCGTTCCCGGGAAAGAAGACTGGATCGACCCCGAAGACCTCACCCAGGACCTGCGGCCCGGTGACCTCGAGAGGATCCTCCAGGTGCTCCGAGAGCGGATGCCCGGCATCGACCCCGAACCTCAGTCCACCACGGTGTGCATGTGGGCCGAAGTGGAGGACGGGCACTGGGTGATCGGCCAGCACCCCCAGTCCTCGAGGGTCGTCATCGGCACCGGCGACATGGGCCGCGGGTTCCGGTACGCACCCGCGGTGGGCGAGATGCTGGCTGACCACGTCGACGAGGTCCCCCGTCCCGACACCGACCTGTTCCTGCCCTCGCGCTTCGCCGCGGCCAGGGCCTAG
- a CDS encoding recombinase family protein, translated as MITIISAFAQLERDQLSERTKAGMAAAKSQPRTRGSSGPVS; from the coding sequence ATAATCACCATCATCTCGGCCTTCGCGCAGCTCGAACGCGACCAGCTCTCCGAGCGCACCAAGGCCGGCATGGCCGCGGCGAAGTCACAGCCGAGGACCCGAGGGTCAAGCGGGCCCGTGAGCTGA
- a CDS encoding APC family permease, with product MLESTNSDAPRMDAHQAARPAEAGHLRRNKLGVFSVAFFVVAAAAPVAAIVGAAPVIFAAVGPATPLVYAITALLIALFAVGYLRMSRYITNAGGFVAYIAKGLGRSWATAGAGIAVLTYLSLQVGLWSQFGVFAGQLLKTLTGLDIPPLALILVLLAAATALTMGGIDASVRVLGVLILGETAVVAVLVGSLIAKHGWGVFTFAGFTSANLFGPGLGIALLFAFLCFTCFEATVVFSEEAVNPRKTIPRALYLVIAFVGLFFTISTWAIGGAVGTDAVQQAATQDPAGFIFDLAASSGGDALSMALQILVVTSYLAMLLGLTNMFSRYLFALGRAGVLHASLADVSRKGAPAKAGLYNGIVIAAVVSAFLLAGSDPLAVFAWFSALGTGAFITILILTSVAVIAFFVRIPEETGLWATRIAPALSVVVFVYIGYLTFDNYDSLLGAGNGAAEWLLVLIPVVVAAGILLGRAKPQIDYAAEVI from the coding sequence ATGCTCGAAAGCACTAACTCGGACGCCCCGCGCATGGACGCGCACCAGGCCGCCCGCCCGGCAGAGGCCGGCCACCTCCGGCGCAACAAGCTCGGCGTCTTCTCCGTGGCCTTTTTCGTGGTCGCCGCCGCCGCCCCGGTGGCAGCCATTGTCGGAGCAGCCCCCGTCATCTTCGCGGCAGTCGGCCCCGCCACTCCCCTGGTCTACGCGATCACCGCCCTGCTGATCGCCCTCTTCGCAGTCGGATACCTGCGCATGAGCCGGTACATCACCAATGCCGGCGGATTCGTCGCATACATCGCCAAGGGCCTCGGGCGGTCCTGGGCGACGGCCGGGGCCGGGATCGCCGTCCTGACGTACCTGAGCCTGCAGGTCGGCCTGTGGTCGCAGTTCGGAGTCTTCGCAGGACAGCTGCTCAAGACCCTCACCGGCCTCGACATCCCGCCGCTCGCCCTCATCCTGGTCCTGCTGGCCGCGGCCACGGCACTGACAATGGGCGGAATCGACGCAAGCGTCCGCGTGCTCGGAGTCCTCATCCTGGGTGAGACGGCCGTCGTCGCGGTCCTCGTCGGATCACTGATCGCCAAGCACGGCTGGGGCGTCTTCACGTTCGCCGGCTTCACCTCCGCCAACCTCTTCGGCCCCGGCCTGGGCATCGCGCTCCTCTTCGCGTTCCTCTGCTTCACCTGCTTCGAGGCGACCGTCGTCTTCTCGGAGGAGGCCGTCAACCCCCGCAAGACCATCCCCAGGGCGCTCTACCTCGTGATTGCCTTCGTCGGGCTCTTCTTCACCATCTCGACCTGGGCCATCGGAGGTGCCGTCGGCACCGATGCCGTCCAGCAGGCGGCGACCCAGGACCCCGCCGGCTTCATCTTCGACCTCGCCGCCTCAAGCGGCGGCGATGCCCTGAGCATGGCCCTGCAGATCCTCGTCGTCACCAGCTACCTGGCCATGCTCCTGGGCCTGACCAACATGTTCTCCCGCTACCTCTTCGCCCTCGGCCGGGCAGGAGTGCTGCACGCGTCCCTGGCTGACGTCTCGCGCAAGGGCGCACCCGCCAAGGCCGGGCTCTACAACGGCATCGTGATCGCCGCAGTCGTCTCCGCCTTCCTGCTCGCCGGCAGCGACCCGCTCGCCGTGTTCGCCTGGTTCAGCGCACTGGGAACCGGCGCCTTCATCACGATCCTCATCCTCACCTCGGTAGCCGTGATCGCCTTCTTCGTCCGCATCCCCGAGGAGACCGGGCTCTGGGCGACCAGGATCGCGCCCGCACTCTCGGTCGTGGTCTTCGTCTACATCGGATACCTCACCTTCGACAACTACGACTCACTGCTGGGGGCCGGCAACGGCGCCGCGGAATGGCTGCTTGTCCTGATCCCCGTCGTCGTCGCAGCAGGCATCCTGCTCGGCCGCGCCAAGCCGCAGATCGACTACGCGGCAGAAGTCATCTGA
- a CDS encoding TetR/AcrR family transcriptional regulator: MSENTDKPLPLRERNRLRTRGDILDAAAVLLGTEGYGETTVEALGRGSGVSRGTIYAHFPGGREEIVQEVYQRVADAVYVQGVTLREGVEDPAARIAALATALVQATREPEGRFYGVMGPDVVPVVSQVMGSTSRSFQSLISRDLSAAKAAGRLPEEAPVEALAATLVGAIRNAGATAALEPEKSEQLIEAIRWLVDGLLQRAAV, from the coding sequence ATGAGCGAGAACACTGACAAGCCGCTGCCGCTGCGGGAACGGAACCGCCTGCGGACGCGGGGGGACATCCTCGATGCGGCCGCTGTGCTCCTCGGCACGGAGGGTTACGGCGAAACCACGGTGGAGGCGCTCGGCCGCGGCAGCGGGGTCTCCCGGGGCACGATCTATGCCCACTTCCCGGGCGGCCGCGAGGAGATCGTGCAGGAGGTCTACCAGCGCGTCGCCGACGCGGTGTACGTCCAGGGCGTCACGCTCCGGGAGGGCGTCGAGGACCCAGCAGCGCGGATCGCTGCGCTGGCGACGGCGCTCGTCCAGGCCACCCGGGAACCAGAGGGCCGCTTCTACGGGGTCATGGGTCCCGATGTGGTGCCTGTGGTCTCGCAGGTGATGGGCTCGACCTCGAGGTCGTTCCAGTCCCTCATCTCGCGGGACCTCAGCGCCGCCAAGGCCGCCGGCCGGCTCCCCGAGGAGGCCCCCGTCGAAGCCCTGGCCGCCACCCTCGTGGGGGCCATACGCAACGCCGGCGCCACGGCGGCGCTCGAGCCCGAGAAGTCGGAGCAGCTCATCGAAGCGATCCGCTGGCTCGTCGACGGTCTTCTTCAACGGGCGGCGGTCTGA